The DNA window TGACCTTCATCGACTGATGCTGACCAAAAATACTTCACATTTTGCCCCGAAAAAATCACTGGTTATTGAATAGAGGCCTACTCAATGACAGATAGCTCTAAATATTGCAAACGTGGCACAGGTTTAAGCAATTAATTCCATGCCACTGGCCATGAATGCGACATCTGTCCATATGGTAAATGGTGTGTAGAAATATGAGGCAGTGCTCTTGATCTCTATACAAGTTGTGCCtttgaatgaatggatgaatgcaaaaccttttttcttctttcagagTTAGGGGAGAGGTATCATCTTCCCTTGGCTAAGATCATTCAGTATTAACACAATGTGTTATTATTGGTTGCCTGATTGAAATGTAAATTCTGGGAACAAAAGTGACCTACATTGACATGAGTGGACAGCACCTGCTTTGGAACTCCTGTTCCACACACTGAGGACACAATCAGCTCTGTGCCAAGACTGTAGCGAAATGTGATGATTTAGGGATAGGATGACTAAAGTTTTATGCTGTACAAATAAATACGTAGGTTCATGTTCTGTCCTGGTGTTTGAAATGGGTGTTTAAAGTACAGAAACATGCCCTACAGCCTAGTGTTACACTCAGTATTTGAACTGAGTGTTTTTTGTGGTGAAAAGTACTGAAATGTAGTTTTGCACTTTAAAACTGATCTAAGCATAATTAAAGTCTATGCTACCTAAAGGGGTGCAAAAATCACTTCATTCAACCTGACATTTAAAATCTATAATGTTGAAGtttatgtcatttgtttttatactTCAAGAACAACTTTGGCCCGCAGTGCACAATGACAGATCTGGATTGTGTGCAATATTTGTCAATTATcagatctttttgttttgtactaTGTTATGCTTGACTCTTTCAGTCCTGTCAGCCcttgaacacacaaacaagcctTTTATTGACATTTAGCAACACACACTTGTGGAAATAAGAGTCACAAGTTAATATGGTTTCTTTGCAATTCTTAGGCAGGATTCCCTATGCACATATGTGCATGAAATCTAGCATTCTATGACGAAACATTAACACTGtctttgtaaaaatgttattttgcatCTTGAATGATATTTAATGGTGATTCTATGGTCTTTGCCAGTAATATACAACAGTTCATGTCCTTCTTACACTCTGAGTTGTCTAAATGTAAACAAGCTAATACctaaaagtggaaaaaaacacaaaattaacaAGTGATTTAAGTGCAACAGTAACATCCTTTTGCTGAATATTGGGCTAGATCTCCaatcaaataaatcataaataagTCAAAGACTGGAATATTCCTTTGTGAATAATAGTATGATGTACATATAACATGAGGTTTACAAGGAAAAAACTATAAATTAGTGTGTGTACTACATAAATAATGCGAGTGTTTGACAATAAATATCTATATACAAATAAATGGTCACTGATTTGTGAAAACAACAGGCcacgacaaaaaaaatgatctgaaaaGGCTTGAAAGTTTGAAAATGGTTGTGATAAAAACTGGGTGTGATATTTCACTTTACAAAAATATGTGCAagttatttcaaaatgtaacatggaaaacacttttaaaatgcttgaatgatacatttttcaaacagaTACAACAATAAGGTGATTAAATTAATCACTAAATGATCAGACATTAAAATATGTGAACGTTGTTTTCAGTGCTGTCATGtatatttaaatgcaaataTGTGCAGctaagaaaatatattttcaggGGGTACAAACCCATTGTCCTGATGCATGAAACACGtgttaaaatattattaataagaACACTCCACTTCAAACATTTTTATCGTCAAATACAGAATATATTAGTTATAAAAAGCTGACAAATGCATGTTGTACaaaattattaaacattaaaattctttttcatatttgaataaCAGGCATAACAGGCATAGTACAGTGTTCCTACACTTATGTGGGAGAAAAGCTGATGAAAGCATTAATCACTGACATCTTTACTGTCCACAGTCTGTCACGTGAGATGAAAGTTCTGTCCGTTTTCATACTGAGTCATACTGTCTAACCAAGGGAGCGATCTGCTAAGTTCTGTGCTGTGCAGTTTTTCCATGTTCCCTGTCAAGTCACCAATGTGAGAGGTTCCACTGTGCCCAACAGTACCTGATAAATGTGTAATTCCCCCATTCTGAATGACAGAGATCTCATTGGTCTTCATTGCCAGGCCATTAGTAAAACCTGCCGTAGCATACTGGCTCCAAAGGCTAACAGAGTCCCCATTGTTTTTGACTCTTCCAGTCATATCCTTCTGGAAACTCTCTGGGAGCTTTATTGGATTTGATCTGAGGAATGTCAAAGGTCCGTCGATGGATAGCCTGCGTCCTCGTCTGGCTGAGGAGCTGCTCCACATGTGGGTTCCCATATGAACCTGGAAAGGAAAATATGTATGGGTAATTTGTCTGCCTATCAATTCCATTTCAGGTCAGAACTCTAAggttataaatatttatttgagaTATTACCAATTCAAATGACCACAGTctactcaaaaaaacaaacaaacaaacaaaaaaaacagggtaCTTTCATATTACATATTAATCTCTATAGTGTACCTTCAGGTTTCCTTTGGTGGTAAAAGCACGGCCACAGATGGTACAGGCAAAGGGCTTCTCTCCTGTGTGGGTCCGCTCGTGGATCTGTAGGGCACTGGAGGAAGAGAAGGTTTTTCCACAAGTGAGGCAAATGTGCTGTTTGGGTGTTCGCCTTGGAGGTGCAAGAGCTTCTGCGGGAAGAACTGGCAACATGGATGCTGAGGAGCTCACCATACTTAAGGTCACACTCTTTCCGTCCTTATTTATCATTCCATTGACTTCCATCTTTATTTTTGAGGGCAGCTGCACACCCATGGAAAGAGCTGATGGACTAGAATTTGAACCCGGGTTTGAGCTGGCTGGCTCAAACAACTGGGAAGGCAGGTCTCGCATCTGGTGGGTAAGCATGTGCTGCTTGAGGTTCCCTTTGGTGGAAAAGCCCCTGTTACAAGATGTGCAAATGAATGGCCTCTCTTTAGTGTGACTGCGATAGTGAATATCCAAGGCACTCTGACAAGCAAAGGTCTTGTTACAGATGTCACATGCATTGTTCTTGAAGGTACCCCGCTCACGGAATGGAAAAACGATGTTGATTAAATCTTTTGGGGGACTGCTAGATATTGTCTGTATGAACTCCACATTGATCTGCTCTATAGATGAAGCTCTCTGATGCCTCTCCAAAGTGGGAGATCTCCCATTAACCACTCCTGACCTATTGGGTGAAGAAGACTGTAGAGAAGAAATACTTCCAGAGGTGGTTGGGCTCCCAGTCCTTTGACCCTCTCTGACGCCTTCAAGGGAAGAGGGCTGGTAGGTTAAACTATGTCCATCCATTGGCTCACTCTCTATTGTTTTCAACGTGCTGTCCAATGAGTCTTCCACCTTTGGAGTCTTCCTATGACTTTCTGAATCAACAACACTGGCCACTTCtgaaggggtgggggaggagtTCCTGCTACCCCCTGATGAGTCTGTACAGTTTGACCTGTTGTGACATACACTCTCTGAGTCCTCTTCCATGTTCCCATCTGAGAACTTCTCCAGATCCTCAAGGTTCCTTTCATCCAATGATTCTGAAATGTATTCCATTAACTCTGGACAGTTGTCTTGGGCCAGGGTGTTAGGAATCTGTCCGCCCATGTGTTTGCGGATGTGCTGCTGCAAAACCATGGCATTGCTGAACTTCTCCTGGCATATAGGACACGAGTGCTGGACTCTTAAGGGTGGGATGGCACGATGGacactgtaatgtgttttaagGTTGCCTTTGGTTGTGAATGCTCGTCCACACACTCTGCACTTGAATggcctctctcctgtgtgtgttcgATAGTGCATTTTCAGAGCACTTTGGCAGCTGAGAATCCGATGGCAGATCATGCATTCATTGGGATCAGTTGATTTCTTATCAATGTTCTCTACGAGCTGTTGCAGTTTGGTGGTCTCTGAGGTTTCCTTAGGATCCAAAAGACTGCTACAAATGACTTTGCTTTTTAATTGTTCAGACATGAATGGAGAGGGTAAGTTGGTATTGACCAAAGGGTTGTTGGTAGAAGTATGGTGCAAGACAGCAGTGTTCTCTGCAGCAGGACTCACGGATGTACCAAAGTGAAAAGTCTTGACCTCATTACACTTCTCATTTGAGTTTGGAGAAGGCCCTCTGCTAAGGCCCTCCGAGATGCTATGCTTCCTTTCCCAAGATTCAGCCTCATAAGAGGTACTTACATCAGGACTGGCAGTTCTAGTTATGGACAGAGGTTGGTcctcttttttaattgtatgtGGAAAACCTGAAGGGTGCAAAAAACCAAGTGAACTCGTCACAGAAGATTTGCTTTCCAACCAGCTGGACACTGGTTTCTCAGGAGGCAATGACATGCCATAAGGAATACCGGTACTCGTTGGCACATTATCCAAGTGCTCTGGAACTGGATAAGGATTCATTTGGATGTTGGGATATTTCTCTTTGTGTCGCTGGAAGTGAACCTTGAGGTTTCCTCTGGTGGAAAAACGATTGCCACAGATGTTACATTTATATGGCCTCTCTCCAGTGTGAGATCGCAAGTGTATCTGCAAAGCACTGTCACTACCAAACACTTTGGCACAAAACCTGCATTTGTGCTTAAACAGGCCCTCATCTGAAGAGCTCTTGTGTTCAAAAGACGTCACATTGGGCAgctttcctttcctttgctGGGCTAAAGCGGTCAAGGCATTCAGATCTTCCACAATAGCCCCGATGCTTGGCAGTGAGTTTGTGAAGATTTGACTGCCAAAAACATTATGAGGTAGACATAGTTTACTTGCTGAGTTTGGCATATCACTTACTGGAACAGAAGCAGTGGGAGGAGGTAGTTTCAGGTCTGTTGTGCTACCAAATTGAACATGGTCAGCATTACAATCTACGTATTGCTTGGTGGAAAGCTGAGCCGTATCTTTTGGGAGATCAAGTTTTGCCCTATGTTTGTCCGTTGCCTGTGAACATTCATGAGAGGACAGAACGGATGTGCCGtggttgttctgtttgttgGTCTGTTTAAGTGGTTTAACATTGCTAATGCTAGCAGACTGCTTGGCGAGGCTTTGCGCTAAACCAGCGGCCGCCGCTAGCTGTTGGGAAAGGTGTGAGCTGAGCGCTGACAGTGGGTTACTGTGTGGCAAGCTTGATGCACCTTGGCAGTTGCTGGAAGCTACAGGCATCTCAGGATTCTGAGCTGCTAACAGTAATATCTGATGGCGAATCTGTTCAATAAGCTTTAGCTGCTGCACCTGCTGTTGCTGGAGGGCCATAAGTTGCTCAATCAGCCCTGGGACTGTCATTTTATTGTTGCTGGTGTTGCTAACGGTAACCTCCTTGAAGCATGCCTCCTGTGAAAACTGAGCAACCGCCACTTTCGTGCTTTCCAGGTTTTCGATGAAGACATTACTGTTGATTGATGAAATTTTGCCAAGTTCAGGAGGGTGACTTGGTTGAGGCAGGGGTGAGGAGATATTTGAGGTGAGTGTTACAATGTCTGTGCTGTTCCCAAAGCCACCATTATGAACCGAATGAGATGGGCTGGTACTATCCTGACTGTGGCTATTAGTTACAGAAACATGCATAGATTCCTCATTTTCAGCCAGTGTTCCATCTTTTGCAAAGTCTCCAAGTTCATCAGTGTCTCCATTACTaatgttgtcatttgtttgt is part of the Chanos chanos chromosome 13, fChaCha1.1, whole genome shotgun sequence genome and encodes:
- the sall1b gene encoding sal-like protein 1 encodes the protein MSRRKQAKPQYVQSDPHLASSELSGKFILSAMSNELHMKNPPSLVCEAHVCERCCAEFFDLTDFEQHQKDCPENQLVLIVSENGSPASPSHSCSLSPSPDEAEEQTNDNISNGDTDELGDFAKDGTLAENEESMHVSVTNSHSQDSTSPSHSVHNGGFGNSTDIVTLTSNISSPLPQPSHPPELGKISSINSNVFIENLESTKVAVAQFSQEACFKEVTVSNTSNNKMTVPGLIEQLMALQQQQVQQLKLIEQIRHQILLLAAQNPEMPVASSNCQGASSLPHSNPLSALSSHLSQQLAAAAGLAQSLAKQSASISNVKPLKQTNKQNNHGTSVLSSHECSQATDKHRAKLDLPKDTAQLSTKQYVDCNADHVQFGSTTDLKLPPPTASVPVSDMPNSASKLCLPHNVFGSQIFTNSLPSIGAIVEDLNALTALAQQRKGKLPNVTSFEHKSSSDEGLFKHKCRFCAKVFGSDSALQIHLRSHTGERPYKCNICGNRFSTRGNLKVHFQRHKEKYPNIQMNPYPVPEHLDNVPTSTGIPYGMSLPPEKPVSSWLESKSSVTSSLGFLHPSGFPHTIKKEDQPLSITRTASPDVSTSYEAESWERKHSISEGLSRGPSPNSNEKCNEVKTFHFGTSVSPAAENTAVLHHTSTNNPLVNTNLPSPFMSEQLKSKVICSSLLDPKETSETTKLQQLVENIDKKSTDPNECMICHRILSCQSALKMHYRTHTGERPFKCRVCGRAFTTKGNLKTHYSVHRAIPPLRVQHSCPICQEKFSNAMVLQQHIRKHMGGQIPNTLAQDNCPELMEYISESLDERNLEDLEKFSDGNMEEDSESVCHNRSNCTDSSGGSRNSSPTPSEVASVVDSESHRKTPKVEDSLDSTLKTIESEPMDGHSLTYQPSSLEGVREGQRTGSPTTSGSISSLQSSSPNRSGVVNGRSPTLERHQRASSIEQINVEFIQTISSSPPKDLINIVFPFRERGTFKNNACDICNKTFACQSALDIHYRSHTKERPFICTSCNRGFSTKGNLKQHMLTHQMRDLPSQLFEPASSNPGSNSSPSALSMGVQLPSKIKMEVNGMINKDGKSVTLSMVSSSASMLPVLPAEALAPPRRTPKQHICLTCGKTFSSSSALQIHERTHTGEKPFACTICGRAFTTKGNLKVHMGTHMWSSSSARRGRRLSIDGPLTFLRSNPIKLPESFQKDMTGRVKNNGDSVSLWSQYATAGFTNGLAMKTNEISVIQNGGITHLSGTVGHSGTSHIGDLTGNMEKLHSTELSRSLPWLDSMTQYENGQNFHLT